The proteins below are encoded in one region of Parus major isolate Abel chromosome 7, Parus_major1.1, whole genome shotgun sequence:
- the SEC22A gene encoding vesicle-trafficking protein SEC22a isoform X1 produces MSMILSASVVRVRDGLPLSASTDYDQSTGMQECRKYFKMLSKKLSQLPDRCTLKTGQYNINFISSLGVSYMMLCTENYPSVLAFCFLDELQKEFITTYNMMKTNTAIRPYCFIEFDNFIQRTKQRYNNTRSLSTKMNLADMQTEIKLRPPYQISVSELGSANGFSHIPVGEYKGTGKISAAPHQRLEPVTLPGIVSFVLSLLCGALNLIRGFHAIESLLQNEGEDFSYVIAFFLGTAACLYQCYLFVYYTGWRNAKSFLTFGLICLCNMYLYELRNLWQLFFHVTVGAFSTLQIRLRQPQGKSPDYNV; encoded by the exons ATGTCTATGATTTTATCTGCTTCTGTGGTCCGTGTGAGGGATGGACTCCCACTTTCTGCATCTACTGATTATGACCAGAGCACGGGAATGCAAgaatgtagaaaatattttaaaatgctctcAAAAAAACTCTCTCAGCTTCCTGATAGATGTACTCTGAAAACTGGACAGTATAATATAAA CTTTATAAGTTCTCTGGGAGTAAGCTATATGATGCTGTGCACTGAAAATTATCCCAGTGTCCTGGCTTTCTGTTTCCTGGATGAGCTTCAGAAGGAGTTCATCACTACCTACAATATGATGAAGACGAATACTGCTATCAGACCATACTGTTTTATAGAGTTTG aTAATTTCATTCAGAGGACCAAACAGAGATACAACAACACACGTTCTTTGTCAACAAAGATGAATCTTGCTGATatgcagacagaaataaaactgagacCACCATATCAAATTTCTGTGTCAGAACTTGGTTCAGCCAATGGCTTTTCTCATATACCTGTGGGGGAGTATAAGGGTACTGGTAAGATATCTGCAG CTCCTCATCAGCGTCTGGAACCTGTGACTCTGCCAGGGATTGTCTCATTTGTGCTTAGTCTGTTATGTGGAGCTTTGAATTTAATCCGTGGCTTCCATGCCATAGAAAGCCTTCTCCAG AATGAAGGTGAAGATTTCAGCTATGttattgcattttttcttgGAACAGCAGCCTGTTTGTACCAg TGTTACCTGTTTGTGTACTACACAGGCTGGAGGAATGCCAAATCCTTCCTGACCTTTGGGTTGATCTGCCTGTGTAACATGTACCTGTATGAACTGCGCAACCTGTGGCAGCTCTTCTTCCATGTGACTGTGGGAGCTTTTTCCACCTTACAGATCCGACTGCGACAACCCCAGGGAAAGTCTCCTGATTACAATGTCTGA
- the SEC22A gene encoding vesicle-trafficking protein SEC22a isoform X2, translating to MFCCRLLLTRLAMSMILSASVVRVRDGLPLSASTDYDQSTGMQECRKYFKMLSKKLSQLPDRCTLKTGQYNINFISSLGVSYMMLCTENYPSVLAFCFLDELQKEFITTYNMMKTNTAIRPYCFIEFDNFIQRTKQRYNNTRSLSTKMNLADMQTEIKLRPPYQISVSELGSANGFSHIPVGEYKGTGKISAAPHQRLEPVTLPGIVSFVLSLLCGALNLIRGFHAIESLLQNEGEDFSYVIAFFLGTAACLYQCYLFVYYTGWRNAKSFLTFGLICLCNMYLYELRNLWQLFFHVTVGAFSTLQIRLRQPQGKSPDYNV from the exons ATGTTTTGCTGCAGGTTGTTGTTAACTCGGTTGGCAATGTCTATGATTTTATCTGCTTCTGTGGTCCGTGTGAGGGATGGACTCCCACTTTCTGCATCTACTGATTATGACCAGAGCACGGGAATGCAAgaatgtagaaaatattttaaaatgctctcAAAAAAACTCTCTCAGCTTCCTGATAGATGTACTCTGAAAACTGGACAGTATAATATAAA CTTTATAAGTTCTCTGGGAGTAAGCTATATGATGCTGTGCACTGAAAATTATCCCAGTGTCCTGGCTTTCTGTTTCCTGGATGAGCTTCAGAAGGAGTTCATCACTACCTACAATATGATGAAGACGAATACTGCTATCAGACCATACTGTTTTATAGAGTTTG aTAATTTCATTCAGAGGACCAAACAGAGATACAACAACACACGTTCTTTGTCAACAAAGATGAATCTTGCTGATatgcagacagaaataaaactgagacCACCATATCAAATTTCTGTGTCAGAACTTGGTTCAGCCAATGGCTTTTCTCATATACCTGTGGGGGAGTATAAGGGTACTGGTAAGATATCTGCAG CTCCTCATCAGCGTCTGGAACCTGTGACTCTGCCAGGGATTGTCTCATTTGTGCTTAGTCTGTTATGTGGAGCTTTGAATTTAATCCGTGGCTTCCATGCCATAGAAAGCCTTCTCCAG AATGAAGGTGAAGATTTCAGCTATGttattgcattttttcttgGAACAGCAGCCTGTTTGTACCAg TGTTACCTGTTTGTGTACTACACAGGCTGGAGGAATGCCAAATCCTTCCTGACCTTTGGGTTGATCTGCCTGTGTAACATGTACCTGTATGAACTGCGCAACCTGTGGCAGCTCTTCTTCCATGTGACTGTGGGAGCTTTTTCCACCTTACAGATCCGACTGCGACAACCCCAGGGAAAGTCTCCTGATTACAATGTCTGA